A genome region from Neptunomonas japonica JAMM 1380 includes the following:
- a CDS encoding flavodoxin family protein: MKTLLIVAHAPSENTRLMVEAVLKGAQHPDIEQVQTRWVPPLEATPEDVLTCDAIILGTTENLAYMSGALKDFFDRCYYPCLDVKQGLPCALYVRAGNDGTGTCRAVETICTGLRWTWIQSPLVCRGDWKTSFLDQCEELGMTMAAGLDVGIY; the protein is encoded by the coding sequence ATGAAAACACTACTGATCGTTGCACATGCTCCCTCTGAAAATACGCGCTTAATGGTTGAAGCCGTTTTAAAAGGTGCGCAGCATCCAGATATTGAGCAGGTACAAACTCGTTGGGTTCCACCGTTGGAAGCCACACCTGAAGATGTTCTGACGTGTGATGCTATTATTTTAGGAACCACAGAAAATCTGGCTTACATGAGCGGAGCTTTAAAAGATTTCTTTGATCGCTGTTATTACCCTTGTTTAGACGTAAAGCAGGGATTGCCATGTGCACTATATGTGCGGGCAGGGAATGATGGCACGGGCACTTGTCGAGCAGTCGAAACTATTTGTACGGGGTTACGCTGGACTTGGATTCAATCACCACTTGTGTGCCGCGGTGATTGGAAAACATCATTTTTAGATCAGTGTGAAGAGCTAGGAATGACCATGGCGGCTGGTCTTGATGTTGGTATTTATTGA
- a CDS encoding LysR family transcriptional regulator, with product MDYSLAEVRAFNAAIQCGNFTRAAQQLSVSQPAITAQIRKLESRFEAPLLERFSRGLRPTELGKRLYQITCQYSDLQGAIEALANPETMPGKMTLRVATASPLVFMPLIAQFNQRFPEVTLKITSVTTQHCKKMVLNREVDIGLFPSDDLEAGLSRFAYSSHRLMAIVKSNHPLAMQKSLSVAQLESESLIFYKPEACTQQLLNDLFYRSNVNVSANVTVDGRLDMCEAVAFGLGIGFALEQDIRPDHRLCTVAVTEASEHVLEHVVWQKNRSALPGIRDFIQLTLESSNDT from the coding sequence ATGGATTATTCATTAGCAGAAGTGCGTGCTTTCAATGCGGCAATTCAATGTGGGAATTTCACGCGGGCAGCACAACAGCTATCCGTTAGCCAACCGGCTATTACAGCGCAAATTCGTAAGTTAGAATCTCGTTTTGAAGCGCCTTTGCTTGAGCGTTTTAGCCGTGGCTTGAGGCCGACTGAACTGGGTAAGCGCCTTTATCAAATTACCTGTCAGTACAGTGATTTACAAGGCGCGATAGAGGCGCTTGCTAATCCTGAAACGATGCCTGGTAAAATGACTTTACGTGTGGCTACCGCCTCGCCATTAGTGTTTATGCCATTAATCGCGCAGTTTAATCAGCGATTCCCTGAGGTGACCTTAAAAATAACCTCTGTTACTACACAGCATTGTAAAAAAATGGTGCTCAATCGCGAAGTCGATATTGGTCTCTTTCCTTCCGATGATTTGGAGGCAGGGCTTTCTCGATTTGCTTATTCGTCTCATCGCCTTATGGCTATTGTGAAATCTAACCATCCTTTAGCGATGCAAAAGAGCCTTAGTGTGGCGCAGTTAGAAAGTGAGTCACTCATTTTTTATAAGCCTGAAGCCTGTACTCAACAGTTACTAAATGATCTGTTCTATCGTTCTAATGTGAATGTTAGCGCTAATGTGACGGTCGATGGCCGTCTTGATATGTGTGAAGCCGTGGCTTTCGGGTTGGGTATCGGTTTTGCACTAGAGCAAGATATTCGTCCTGACCATCGCCTTTGTACAGTAGCGGTAACGGAGGCGTCCGAGCATGTGTTAGAGCATGTTGTTTGGCAAAAAAATCGCAGCGCTTTACCAGGAATTAGAGACTTCATTCAATTAACGTTAGAGAGCAGTAATGACACGTAG
- a CDS encoding dipeptide ABC transporter ATP-binding protein, with translation MMLNKSMHTNLLEIRDLSIDFNTDEGLVHAVDNISLSIRPGEVMGLVGESGSGKSITAKSIMQLLPGNAIIQPQSQLRLRHDNTDIDILKLRGRDLRKVRGDMVSMIFQEPMASFAPAIRLGDQIVETMQIHLGYSREQARREGIALFDRVGIVDPARRFDQYVFELSGGMRQRAMIAMALSTKPKLLIADEPTTALDVTIQAQVLELMLELREQMGMAMLFITHDLGVISKIADNVTVMRKGEVVEAGNADQVLFKPVHHYTQRLLAALPNLDNLPEAPKKTPKSLLSINDLSVSYPVAGNRRKQEMFTAVKNISLDLPEGQIIGLVGESGSGKTSLGKALLGAAPISEGSVKYHGTKKKVHFGASKQLKRKRLSKTAQMVFQDPHSSLNPRMTIRDIIAEPLEAMKLTSSREETDQRVIEIAKRCHIEVEHLRRFPHAFSGGQRQRISIARALVCKPKFIVADESVAALDVSIQAEILALLKELRAELGLTILFISHDLSVIANLCDWVCVMRGGSLVEQGTVRKIFLQPEQPYTQKLIASIPLLEPPQPQVERLLESTEVVAVQQEPLIRGPIRGHITKASIKSHTEELRC, from the coding sequence ATGATGCTTAATAAAAGCATGCACACTAATTTGCTTGAAATTCGTGATCTAAGTATCGACTTTAATACCGATGAAGGCTTAGTTCATGCTGTTGATAATATTAGCCTTAGTATTCGTCCGGGTGAGGTGATGGGGCTGGTGGGTGAAAGCGGCTCGGGTAAGTCGATTACCGCGAAAAGTATTATGCAGCTCCTGCCGGGTAACGCCATTATTCAACCTCAGAGCCAGTTACGGCTTCGCCACGACAACACTGACATTGATATTTTAAAGCTGCGTGGCCGTGACTTACGCAAAGTGCGTGGTGATATGGTTTCAATGATATTCCAAGAACCGATGGCCAGCTTTGCCCCAGCGATTCGCTTGGGTGATCAGATCGTCGAAACCATGCAAATTCATTTGGGTTACAGCCGTGAACAGGCTCGCCGAGAAGGCATCGCCTTGTTTGATCGCGTTGGTATTGTTGATCCTGCTCGGCGGTTTGATCAGTACGTGTTTGAATTATCAGGGGGGATGCGACAGCGCGCCATGATTGCTATGGCGTTATCAACAAAACCTAAGTTGCTGATCGCGGATGAGCCGACAACCGCTTTGGATGTAACGATTCAAGCGCAAGTGTTGGAGCTAATGCTAGAGCTGCGTGAGCAGATGGGCATGGCAATGCTATTTATTACGCATGATCTGGGTGTTATTTCTAAAATTGCCGATAACGTGACGGTAATGCGTAAAGGCGAAGTGGTAGAGGCGGGCAATGCCGATCAGGTGTTATTTAAGCCTGTGCACCATTATACCCAGCGCTTGCTAGCCGCTTTACCGAACCTGGATAACTTACCTGAAGCACCAAAGAAGACGCCAAAGTCGCTCCTGAGTATTAACGATCTTTCGGTCAGCTACCCCGTAGCAGGAAACCGCCGTAAACAAGAGATGTTCACTGCGGTCAAAAATATCTCGTTGGATCTGCCTGAAGGGCAAATTATTGGTTTAGTGGGTGAGAGTGGTTCGGGCAAGACCTCTTTGGGTAAGGCGCTCTTGGGAGCTGCGCCGATTAGTGAGGGAAGTGTGAAATATCACGGTACTAAAAAGAAAGTACATTTTGGCGCAAGCAAGCAGCTCAAGCGAAAACGTTTATCTAAAACGGCACAGATGGTGTTCCAAGACCCTCACAGCTCGTTAAATCCAAGAATGACCATTCGGGATATTATCGCAGAGCCGTTGGAAGCGATGAAGTTAACCTCCAGCAGAGAAGAAACCGACCAACGCGTGATAGAGATAGCTAAACGTTGCCATATTGAAGTCGAACACTTACGGCGTTTTCCTCATGCCTTTTCCGGTGGGCAAAGACAGCGGATTAGCATTGCTCGGGCACTGGTGTGTAAACCAAAATTTATTGTGGCTGATGAGTCAGTAGCGGCACTGGATGTTTCGATTCAGGCCGAAATCCTCGCGTTATTAAAAGAGCTAAGGGCCGAGCTAGGTCTCACCATTTTGTTTATCTCGCATGATCTTAGCGTAATCGCTAATTTATGTGATTGGGTGTGTGTAATGAGAGGTGGCTCTTTGGTTGAGCAAGGTACAGTCCGGAAGATATTCCTTCAACCTGAGCAGCCGTATACTCAAAAGCTAATCGCTTCTATTCCATTGTTAGAGCCGCCGCAACCGCAGGTTGAGCGCTTGCTGGAATCTACAGAGGTAGTTGCAGTTCAGCAGGAGCCTTTAATAAGAGGGCCTATAAGGGGCCACATAACAAAGGCTTCAATAAAATCGCACACTGAAGAGTTACGCTGTTAA
- a CDS encoding ABC transporter permease, whose amino-acid sequence MSSVLARFGQKTKTSQDESYYTAGQLALIKARFTRKASGVVAGWILVSIVLMGFFAPFFSPVDPTIRGADAEYRRGAPQAFFFWDEQGVSLRPFTYTYSKNKPKIDFKALAASGGLDALDALTSSGALSSSSQNKYNVDRDKRRYVQFFVKGWEYSLIDFSMAGLDLDLRWDRHLFGVEQGDIHLMGTDEDGKDVFSRTLHAVWVTVSIAVVALVVKLFTSLLVGGVSGYFGGRVDAVLMSFTEAVRVIPSIPVYLACAVALSSMDLTAVQRYFAIAVVIGALDFATLGRRLRTHILTERNQDYVLAAQLCGSSSWRIIWRHLIPSFTSYIIVDTLINFPYVILAETSLSFLGLGLTEPVNSLGVLLQKAQDPDIQQNMIWQFFPVLIFVVLIMAFVFVGDALRDAADPYSEKK is encoded by the coding sequence ATGAGCAGTGTATTGGCCCGTTTTGGGCAAAAAACTAAAACATCGCAAGATGAGTCTTATTATACAGCGGGCCAGTTAGCGCTGATTAAAGCACGCTTTACGCGCAAAGCCAGTGGAGTTGTTGCGGGTTGGATATTGGTATCTATCGTTTTGATGGGTTTCTTTGCTCCGTTTTTCTCTCCGGTAGATCCAACTATTCGTGGTGCGGATGCTGAGTACCGGCGAGGAGCGCCGCAAGCCTTTTTCTTTTGGGATGAGCAGGGTGTTTCTTTACGCCCATTTACTTACACATATAGCAAAAATAAACCCAAAATTGATTTTAAAGCATTGGCCGCAAGTGGCGGTTTGGATGCCCTTGATGCACTAACCTCCAGCGGTGCGCTGAGCTCCTCCTCGCAGAACAAATATAACGTCGATAGAGATAAACGTCGTTACGTACAGTTCTTTGTTAAAGGCTGGGAGTACAGCCTGATTGATTTCAGTATGGCAGGTTTAGATTTAGACCTTCGATGGGATCGACACTTGTTTGGTGTTGAGCAGGGCGATATTCATCTGATGGGCACGGATGAAGATGGTAAAGATGTATTTAGTCGTACCTTACATGCAGTGTGGGTAACGGTGAGCATTGCTGTGGTTGCTTTGGTCGTTAAGCTGTTTACATCCTTACTGGTTGGTGGTGTTAGTGGTTATTTTGGTGGGCGAGTTGATGCGGTGCTAATGAGCTTCACTGAAGCGGTTCGGGTTATTCCGTCGATCCCCGTTTACCTAGCATGTGCTGTTGCTTTATCAAGTATGGATCTTACTGCTGTGCAGCGTTATTTTGCGATTGCTGTGGTTATCGGGGCTTTGGATTTTGCTACCTTAGGGCGGCGTTTACGTACACATATTCTAACTGAGCGTAATCAGGACTATGTATTAGCCGCGCAGCTTTGCGGTTCTAGTAGCTGGCGGATCATCTGGCGCCACCTGATACCGAGCTTCACGAGTTATATTATCGTCGATACCTTGATCAACTTTCCTTACGTCATCTTGGCAGAAACCAGCCTTAGCTTTTTGGGGTTAGGCTTAACTGAGCCGGTGAATAGCTTAGGTGTTTTGCTGCAAAAAGCCCAAGATCCAGATATCCAGCAAAATATGATCTGGCAGTTCTTTCCGGTACTCATTTTTGTGGTGTTAATTATGGCGTTTGTTTTTGTTGGCGATGCTCTACGTGATGCCGCTGATCCTTATTCGGAGAAGAAATAA
- a CDS encoding ABC transporter permease: protein MIADFFTNTWLLWVLLSVAAFLFWRSRSSQYFHYVLNRYLLALMTLLIVSGIVFSLMEVLPGDCAEKYIAYKNTQGEIITQADIAAERSRMGLDRSLVVRWSSWITDLTLRGDLGFSCAKRQSVNIALGDRFWMSFGFCIAGLVFAYLIAVPFGILSAYMINKPWLDTNPQHSQKQRLINSLGLSFNKLLDLKLRVISYLGLALPNFLLALSIILLYVFAGEPVPTGLFSDQWSNEPWFGASGFQYAKLTDFLSHIWLPIFVIGWAATALQLQTVRALVVDESNKLYVDAARARGVHGMSLWAGYPVRHSISPLFNSIGFDFQRVFNDLPIVAVVIGLTDSAALLIEALAMTNDQEMAAAILFLVALVVISMNFMTDIVLAAIDPRVRKSVLG, encoded by the coding sequence GTGATTGCCGATTTTTTTACCAACACTTGGTTGTTGTGGGTTTTACTCAGTGTGGCTGCTTTTTTGTTTTGGCGTAGCCGTAGCAGCCAGTACTTCCATTATGTGCTTAACCGTTACCTGTTGGCGTTAATGACGTTACTGATTGTGAGCGGTATTGTTTTTTCACTGATGGAAGTTTTACCTGGTGATTGTGCTGAAAAGTACATTGCTTACAAAAACACTCAGGGCGAAATTATCACGCAAGCCGATATTGCTGCTGAAAGATCACGTATGGGTTTGGATCGTTCATTAGTGGTTCGCTGGAGTAGCTGGATTACCGATCTAACATTAAGAGGTGATCTTGGGTTTAGCTGTGCCAAGCGCCAGTCAGTCAATATAGCGCTGGGTGATCGCTTTTGGATGAGCTTTGGGTTTTGTATTGCCGGTTTAGTTTTTGCTTATTTAATTGCGGTTCCTTTTGGCATTCTCTCGGCTTATATGATCAATAAACCATGGCTAGATACGAACCCGCAGCATAGCCAAAAACAACGTCTGATTAACTCTCTTGGCTTGAGCTTTAACAAGTTGCTGGACCTTAAGCTACGCGTGATCAGTTACCTAGGATTGGCATTGCCTAATTTCTTATTAGCGCTAAGCATCATTCTGCTTTACGTATTTGCAGGTGAACCCGTACCTACGGGGTTGTTCTCCGATCAATGGAGTAATGAACCTTGGTTTGGTGCGAGTGGCTTTCAATACGCTAAGTTAACTGATTTTTTGAGCCACATCTGGCTACCTATTTTTGTTATTGGTTGGGCCGCTACCGCGCTGCAATTACAAACAGTACGCGCTTTAGTCGTCGATGAATCCAATAAGCTTTATGTCGATGCTGCTCGTGCTCGCGGTGTGCATGGTATGAGTTTATGGGCGGGTTACCCGGTGCGTCATTCCATTAGCCCGCTGTTTAACAGTATCGGCTTCGATTTTCAGCGAGTGTTTAATGATCTACCCATCGTAGCGGTGGTTATCGGCCTTACTGACTCAGCAGCATTATTGATTGAAGCACTGGCCATGACGAATGATCAGGAGATGGCCGCAGCAATTCTCTTTCTGGTGGCTCTGGTTGTTATCTCAATGAATTTTATGACTGATATTGTTCTGGCGGCGATCGATCCGCGAGTCCGTAAGAGTGTACTTGGATAG
- a CDS encoding ABC transporter substrate-binding protein: MSKFLIASAVALISGNAVAACPTVVGADAGGTYPHIFEKAEFESLHGCQMSFNENPVIKALNSRIAGNAELLSLAKRLPEEPLVIAPYQSIGLYGGVLDGISKATESGTSDLLSVRHVNLVRFSDDLATVVPNVAKSWKWNSDFTVLKVNLRKGHKWSDGSPFTAEDIAFWYNNMLMDSNIIEKPKDRFLSAGKAIKVDVLDETTVQFTMNKPAPGFLDNFAQDYAQPFQPKHLLAQFHPKLNKDADKKAQELGFDNGYAVINFYYGQSDWKDIPTPLLKDKAASDRLVNAGLTAIMPSLESHLVVEESLEGRSLVANPYFFQVDTAGNQLPYINEIKEVFIGDEDIQTAKLIAGEVDYKAQAVNLPQAPVLLENKGQGKYEIALRPTIAQTTFAFNLTDKDEEKRAVFNDINFRRAMSVAMNRGQINEVAYFGLGKPMQYTGFDADTTPFVTDELQKSWTQFDPKMAAELLDKAGVVDKDNDGVRDLPSGKKLELNIQYATQGTPTELAEIIANNWTDVGVKTTIKEVTSDEYRNSQTANDLSVLSWVMGRPLSNIASNIETLVPPYGGFFDLRTGMLWSQFLDTNGAEGVAPPATVAQMQKLAARFVTLKAGTPESNELGTEIAQRVVDDLFIIGTVKAVSPVYRSRSLGNFAVPKTSSYEFYRMYPYLATQWFLGNEDMANN; encoded by the coding sequence ATGTCTAAATTTCTGATCGCCAGTGCAGTAGCACTTATCTCAGGTAATGCAGTAGCGGCGTGTCCGACTGTAGTCGGTGCTGATGCAGGTGGAACTTACCCTCATATATTTGAAAAAGCGGAATTTGAAAGTCTACATGGCTGCCAAATGAGCTTTAATGAGAACCCGGTTATAAAAGCGCTTAATAGCCGTATAGCCGGTAATGCAGAGTTGCTTTCGCTCGCTAAGCGCTTACCCGAAGAGCCATTAGTGATTGCGCCGTACCAGAGTATTGGTCTGTATGGTGGTGTGCTGGATGGTATTTCTAAAGCGACAGAGTCGGGCACATCTGATCTATTATCGGTTCGCCATGTGAACCTAGTACGTTTTAGCGATGATTTGGCAACGGTCGTGCCAAACGTGGCGAAGTCTTGGAAATGGAACAGCGATTTCACAGTACTTAAGGTTAACCTGCGTAAGGGCCATAAGTGGTCAGACGGTAGTCCCTTCACGGCTGAAGATATTGCTTTCTGGTACAACAACATGCTGATGGATAGTAATATTATCGAGAAGCCAAAAGATCGTTTCTTGTCTGCGGGTAAAGCGATAAAAGTTGATGTGCTGGATGAAACAACCGTGCAGTTCACTATGAACAAACCTGCACCGGGCTTTTTAGATAACTTTGCTCAAGACTACGCGCAACCGTTCCAGCCTAAGCATTTGTTAGCTCAATTCCACCCTAAGTTGAATAAAGACGCTGATAAAAAAGCCCAAGAATTAGGCTTTGATAATGGTTATGCGGTTATTAACTTTTACTACGGCCAGTCTGATTGGAAAGATATTCCAACGCCTTTGTTAAAAGACAAAGCCGCTTCGGATCGCTTAGTTAACGCCGGTTTAACGGCCATTATGCCATCTCTAGAGTCTCACTTGGTTGTGGAAGAGTCATTGGAAGGGCGCAGTCTAGTGGCTAATCCATACTTCTTCCAAGTCGATACGGCGGGTAACCAGCTGCCTTATATTAACGAGATCAAAGAAGTTTTCATCGGTGATGAAGATATTCAAACCGCTAAGCTCATTGCAGGTGAAGTGGATTATAAAGCGCAGGCCGTTAACTTGCCGCAGGCCCCTGTATTGCTAGAAAATAAAGGGCAGGGTAAGTATGAAATTGCACTACGTCCAACGATTGCTCAGACAACATTTGCTTTCAACCTGACCGATAAAGATGAAGAGAAGCGCGCGGTATTTAACGATATCAATTTCCGCCGTGCCATGTCGGTAGCGATGAACCGTGGCCAGATTAACGAAGTGGCTTACTTCGGTTTGGGTAAACCCATGCAATACACCGGTTTTGATGCGGATACTACGCCGTTTGTGACTGACGAGTTACAGAAAAGCTGGACACAGTTTGATCCAAAAATGGCCGCTGAATTGCTGGATAAAGCCGGTGTTGTTGATAAAGACAACGACGGTGTGCGTGATCTTCCTTCAGGTAAAAAACTTGAGTTAAATATTCAATATGCAACTCAGGGCACGCCGACTGAACTGGCCGAAATCATTGCCAATAATTGGACAGATGTGGGTGTAAAAACCACCATCAAAGAAGTGACCTCTGATGAGTATCGTAACTCGCAAACAGCTAACGATCTGAGTGTGCTTAGCTGGGTAATGGGGCGTCCGTTGTCAAATATTGCCAGCAACATTGAAACGCTGGTTCCTCCTTACGGTGGTTTCTTCGATTTGCGTACAGGCATGTTGTGGTCACAGTTCCTTGATACTAATGGTGCTGAAGGTGTTGCACCGCCAGCAACTGTTGCTCAGATGCAAAAGTTGGCCGCTCGTTTTGTGACACTCAAAGCGGGTACGCCGGAGTCTAACGAGCTAGGTACAGAGATTGCTCAGCGTGTGGTTGATGACTTGTTCATTATCGGTACGGTTAAAGCCGTATCTCCGGTTTACCGTAGCCGCTCTCTGGGCAACTTTGCCGTACCTAAAACCTCTTCATATGAGTTCTATCGCATGTACCCATATCTTGCTACTCAGTGGTTCTTAGGTAACGAAGACATGGCTAATAACTAA
- a CDS encoding HAD family hydrolase — MALAIFDLDETLVAGDSCSLFCQFLLAEGVVDSEFVERDQQMMALYNAEALVLDEYISFFTEPLRHLSIVTINEMMPRFVEQYIAPRIYSEAHQILESQAALGNRLLIVSATAEFIVNAVARRLGVSDVLAIRLASEQGFYTGKIEGVPTFRKGKVTRLHSWLVEHDETLQGAQFYSDSINDLPLLELVDYPVATNPDKQLLQIATQRNWPVLNWSSHHLLPPQTDITAFKASNSCSDSFNDQSVQHSTIQEVTHV, encoded by the coding sequence ATGGCGTTAGCTATTTTTGACTTAGATGAAACGCTAGTGGCAGGAGATAGTTGCTCGCTATTTTGTCAGTTTTTGCTAGCAGAAGGTGTGGTGGACAGTGAATTTGTTGAACGTGATCAGCAAATGATGGCTTTGTATAACGCAGAGGCACTCGTGTTAGATGAGTACATCAGCTTTTTTACTGAGCCACTGCGCCATTTAAGCATAGTTACCATCAACGAGATGATGCCGCGCTTTGTTGAGCAGTATATTGCCCCACGTATTTATTCTGAAGCACATCAAATTTTAGAGAGCCAAGCAGCGCTCGGGAATCGCTTACTGATTGTGTCGGCAACCGCTGAGTTTATTGTTAATGCGGTGGCGCGCCGCTTGGGCGTATCAGATGTTTTAGCCATTCGCTTGGCGAGTGAGCAGGGTTTCTACACGGGCAAGATTGAGGGTGTTCCAACCTTTAGGAAGGGCAAGGTGACCCGGCTGCATAGCTGGTTAGTCGAGCATGATGAAACCTTACAAGGCGCTCAGTTCTACAGCGACTCTATTAATGATCTTCCCTTGCTAGAGCTGGTTGATTACCCAGTTGCAACAAACCCAGACAAACAGCTTTTGCAGATAGCCACGCAACGCAACTGGCCAGTTCTTAACTGGTCATCTCATCACTTATTACCCCCGCAAACTGACATTACTGCGTTTAAAGCGAGTAATTCATGTAGCGACTCATTTAATGACCAATCCGTTCAACACTCAACCATTCAGGAAGTAACTCATGTCTAA
- a CDS encoding alkaline phosphatase family protein codes for MSDKVILVVLDGLEYNTAAQCMGFLHALKEQGKATLYKLQCELPSMSRPLYETILTGALPIDSGIVHNHVVRNSTQTSVFSLARENSLTTAAAAYHWFSELYNCAPYDAARDRYTEAPEQLIQYGCFYHQDHYPDSHLYLDAEWLRRKYDPDFLLVHPMNIDDAGHRAGFDSAHYRNTVRHSDMSLSYHLPEWIAAGYQILITADHGMNSDKSHGGTLPEERDIPLFVIGERFSHSAGCSPAQTEICGVVCDLLGIQNHAKPVANGLLCEQFSYKGAA; via the coding sequence ATGTCTGATAAAGTAATACTGGTCGTTCTTGATGGGCTTGAGTACAACACGGCTGCACAGTGCATGGGTTTTTTGCATGCGTTAAAAGAACAGGGCAAGGCAACACTGTATAAATTACAGTGTGAGCTGCCGTCGATGTCTCGGCCATTATACGAGACCATTCTTACGGGCGCGTTGCCTATCGACAGCGGCATTGTGCATAACCATGTAGTGCGCAATTCTACTCAAACAAGTGTGTTTAGTTTGGCGCGGGAAAACAGCTTAACAACGGCAGCTGCCGCGTATCACTGGTTTAGTGAACTCTATAATTGTGCTCCGTATGATGCGGCAAGGGACCGTTATACAGAAGCGCCTGAGCAGCTTATTCAGTATGGTTGTTTTTACCACCAAGACCATTATCCCGATAGTCATTTATACCTCGATGCTGAATGGCTGCGCCGTAAATACGATCCAGACTTCCTGTTAGTACACCCCATGAATATTGATGATGCAGGGCATCGTGCTGGGTTTGATAGTGCACATTACCGCAATACCGTTCGTCATTCTGATATGTCACTGTCTTATCATCTGCCTGAGTGGATAGCCGCGGGTTATCAGATTTTAATTACTGCTGATCATGGTATGAACAGTGATAAAAGCCATGGTGGAACCTTACCCGAAGAGCGCGATATTCCTCTATTTGTTATCGGTGAGCGCTTCTCTCACAGCGCGGGTTGCTCTCCTGCACAAACAGAGATCTGCGGTGTGGTGTGTGACCTTTTAGGCATACAAAACCACGCTAAGCCTGTAGCAAACGGTCTGTTATGTGAACAGTTCTCTTATAAAGGAGCTGCATAA
- a CDS encoding permease, which produces MTITFEMVQESLGMFAFLAVELTILFLLISYMVGVLQEYIPPAKIQAILSGKNGKGYFVAGLLGAITPFCSCSTIPFLKGLLRAKAGFGTMMVFLFASPLLNPIIIGLFAVTFGLQVTVFYFVMAMGVSVVAGYSLEKLGFERFIKAEAYIEPKATGCGSVCGGKVSVNKWKSIGYVTWADFKKVLPYLMGGIALGSLIYGFMPTEFVSAMASDDNPFAVPVAAVIGIPLYIRAEAVIPLSAALAAKGMSLGAVMALIIGSAGASLTEVILLKSIFKNQMIAAFLTVIITMAISSGYLYGYVF; this is translated from the coding sequence ATGACTATTACCTTTGAAATGGTGCAAGAAAGTCTAGGTATGTTTGCCTTCCTGGCAGTCGAGCTGACAATACTCTTTTTATTAATAAGCTACATGGTCGGTGTACTGCAAGAATACATCCCACCTGCAAAGATACAGGCAATATTGAGCGGCAAGAATGGTAAGGGATACTTTGTTGCCGGTTTATTAGGGGCTATCACTCCTTTTTGTTCATGCTCAACAATTCCATTCTTGAAGGGCTTATTACGAGCTAAAGCAGGGTTCGGCACTATGATGGTGTTTCTATTCGCCAGTCCGTTATTGAACCCCATCATCATCGGTTTATTTGCTGTTACTTTCGGTCTGCAGGTCACTGTGTTCTATTTTGTAATGGCCATGGGGGTTTCTGTGGTTGCCGGTTATAGCCTAGAAAAACTTGGGTTTGAGCGCTTTATTAAAGCTGAGGCTTATATCGAACCAAAAGCAACAGGTTGTGGCAGTGTTTGTGGGGGGAAAGTATCCGTTAATAAGTGGAAGTCTATTGGGTATGTAACGTGGGCTGATTTTAAGAAAGTCTTACCTTATCTGATGGGAGGTATTGCCTTAGGTTCTCTGATATATGGCTTTATGCCGACTGAGTTTGTGTCTGCTATGGCCAGTGATGACAACCCTTTTGCTGTACCTGTTGCGGCAGTCATTGGTATTCCTTTATATATTCGGGCCGAAGCTGTCATTCCATTAAGTGCTGCTTTAGCCGCCAAAGGAATGAGCTTAGGTGCTGTGATGGCTCTTATTATAGGCAGTGCAGGCGCGAGTCTTACTGAAGTAATCCTGCTGAAATCGATCTTTAAGAACCAGATGATTGCTGCTTTTTTAACGGTGATTATTACTATGGCGATCAGCTCTGGATATCTTTATGGGTATGTTTTTTGA
- a CDS encoding ArsR/SmtB family transcription factor, with product MNIDQAAKALKELGHPTRLAVYRQLIKSGRKGIAVGEVQEKLEIPGSTLSHHLKGLESAGLITQRREGRTLFCVAQYEQLNSVISFLQAECCVDEDC from the coding sequence ATGAATATTGACCAAGCAGCAAAAGCGCTAAAAGAATTAGGCCACCCCACTCGCCTGGCCGTTTATAGGCAGCTGATTAAATCAGGGAGAAAAGGTATTGCCGTTGGTGAGGTACAAGAAAAACTGGAGATACCCGGATCAACACTTTCACATCACTTAAAAGGTTTGGAGTCAGCGGGCTTAATTACCCAACGTAGAGAAGGCCGAACACTGTTTTGTGTTGCTCAATATGAACAGTTAAATTCGGTTATCAGCTTTTTACAGGCAGAATGCTGTGTGGATGAAGACTGTTAA